In Nomia melanderi isolate GNS246 chromosome 5, iyNomMela1, whole genome shotgun sequence, a single genomic region encodes these proteins:
- the pen-2 gene encoding presenilin enhancer, gamma-secretase subunit — MDLSKISNDKKLYLCKWYFRAGFAFLPFLWAVNAIWFAKEAFIASHYEEQKQIKKYVIFSAIGAIIWSAALLAWIITFQTQRAAWGEFADSISYVIPTGIP, encoded by the exons atGGATTTATCGAAGATTTCGAATGACAAGAAATTATATCTTTGCAAATGGTATTTTCGTG CTGGATTTGCCTTTCTGCCATTTCTTTGGGCTGTGAATGCTATTTGGTTTGCCAAGGAAGCTTTTATCGCTTCGCATTATGAAGagcaaaaacaaattaaaaaat aTGTGATATTCTCTGCAATAGGAGCAATTATATGGTCAGCTGCTCTTTTAGCATGGATTATTACATTTCAAACACAAAGAGCAGCATGGGGTGAATTTGCAGATTCTATTAGTTACGTAATTCCTACAGGCATACCATAA
- the LOC116431032 gene encoding transcription factor YY2 isoform X1, with product MASAEINMASSDIITEVEIQPDIQEVEIETIPVEIPCETVETTIEGEDGQPMIALQPLPEPGREEIILQTQEEIVGSDPLSVYDQIPVPENDIYVESSPGPSRKGPKKARKSGTTRFRTTDHTIFGEMGSETKARKWEQKQVQIKTLEGEFSVTMWASGTDDGSVLLAPHLVDVPDEGSNPEPDPDYTEYMTGKSNAKFNHSGSSISDGMPGLDLSDPKQLAEFARPGHKLKVRKPPVLDGVERTIACPHKGCTKMFRDNSAMRKHLHTHGPRVHVCAECGKAFVESSKLKRHQLVHTGEKPFQCTFEGCGKRFSLDFNLRTHVRIHTGDRPYVCPFDGCSKKFAQSTNLKSHILTHAKAKSRNAIGRQVQQIQLQQPQFVQVEVADVDNQQFIVYAD from the exons ATGGCGTCAGCGGAGATTAATATGGCGTCCTCGGACATAATAACCGAAGTGGAGATTCAACCAGATATCCAAGAGGTTGAAATAGAAACAATACCGGTGGAAATACCTTGTGAGACTGTGGAAACAACTATCGAGGGAGAGGATGGGCAACCGATGATTGCTCTTCAACCACTTCCAGAGCCAGGACGCGAAGAAATCATTCTACAGACACAAGAGGAAATCGTCGGCAGTGATCCGCTAAGCGTATACGATCAGATCCCGGTTCCAGAGAACGATATTTATGTCGAGTCGAGTCCTGGTCCATCGAGAAAGGGTCCCAAGAAGGCCAGAAAAAGCGGCACGACGCGATTTAGAACAACCGACCATACGATTTTTGGGGAAATGGGCTCGGAAACGAAGGCTAGAAAGTGGGAGCAGAAGCAAGTGCAAATCAAGACCCTCGAAGGTGAATTTTCGGTGACGATGTGGGCCTCAGGTACCGATGACG GGAGTGTCCTATTAGCTCCTCACCTGGTGGATGTTCCAGATGAAGGCTCAAATCCAGAGCCTGATCCAGACTACACAGAATACATGACTGGTAAATCCAATGCCAAATTCAATCACTCCGGAAGCTCTATTTCTGATGGAATGCCAGGTCTTGACCTGTCGGATCCAAAACAGTTGGCTGAATTTGCTAGGCCTGGTCACAAATTGAAAGTACGTAAGCCACCTGTTTTAGATGGCGTTGAACGTACCATAGCCTGTCCACACAAAGGATGCACAAAAATGTTTAGAGACAACAGTGCGAtgcgtaaacatttacatacTCATGGACCAAGAGTACATGTATGTGCAGAATGTGGAAAAGCATTTGTTGAAAGTTCTAAGTTGAAAAGGCACCAACTGGTTCATACAGGAGAAAAACCTTTTCAATGTACATTCGAAGGATGCGGCAAAAGGTTTAGTCTTGACTTTAATCTTCGTACTCACGTTAGAATTCATACTGGAGACAGACCTTACGTTTGTCCATTTGATGGATGCAGCAAAAAGTTTGCACAGTCAACGAATTTAAAGTCACACATATTAACACATGCGAAAGCTAa
- the LOC116431032 gene encoding transcription factor YY2 isoform X2, protein MASAEINMASSDIITEVEIQPDIQEVEIETIPVEIPCETVETTIEGEDGQPMIALQPLPEPGREEIILQTQEEIVGSDPLSVYDQIPVPENDIYVESSPGPSRKGPKKARKSGTTRFRTTDHTIFGEMGSETKARKWEQKQVQIKTLEGEFSVTMWASGTDDDEGSNPEPDPDYTEYMTGKSNAKFNHSGSSISDGMPGLDLSDPKQLAEFARPGHKLKVRKPPVLDGVERTIACPHKGCTKMFRDNSAMRKHLHTHGPRVHVCAECGKAFVESSKLKRHQLVHTGEKPFQCTFEGCGKRFSLDFNLRTHVRIHTGDRPYVCPFDGCSKKFAQSTNLKSHILTHAKAKSRNAIGRQVQQIQLQQPQFVQVEVADVDNQQFIVYAD, encoded by the exons ATGGCGTCAGCGGAGATTAATATGGCGTCCTCGGACATAATAACCGAAGTGGAGATTCAACCAGATATCCAAGAGGTTGAAATAGAAACAATACCGGTGGAAATACCTTGTGAGACTGTGGAAACAACTATCGAGGGAGAGGATGGGCAACCGATGATTGCTCTTCAACCACTTCCAGAGCCAGGACGCGAAGAAATCATTCTACAGACACAAGAGGAAATCGTCGGCAGTGATCCGCTAAGCGTATACGATCAGATCCCGGTTCCAGAGAACGATATTTATGTCGAGTCGAGTCCTGGTCCATCGAGAAAGGGTCCCAAGAAGGCCAGAAAAAGCGGCACGACGCGATTTAGAACAACCGACCATACGATTTTTGGGGAAATGGGCTCGGAAACGAAGGCTAGAAAGTGGGAGCAGAAGCAAGTGCAAATCAAGACCCTCGAAGGTGAATTTTCGGTGACGATGTGGGCCTCAGGTACCGATGACG ATGAAGGCTCAAATCCAGAGCCTGATCCAGACTACACAGAATACATGACTGGTAAATCCAATGCCAAATTCAATCACTCCGGAAGCTCTATTTCTGATGGAATGCCAGGTCTTGACCTGTCGGATCCAAAACAGTTGGCTGAATTTGCTAGGCCTGGTCACAAATTGAAAGTACGTAAGCCACCTGTTTTAGATGGCGTTGAACGTACCATAGCCTGTCCACACAAAGGATGCACAAAAATGTTTAGAGACAACAGTGCGAtgcgtaaacatttacatacTCATGGACCAAGAGTACATGTATGTGCAGAATGTGGAAAAGCATTTGTTGAAAGTTCTAAGTTGAAAAGGCACCAACTGGTTCATACAGGAGAAAAACCTTTTCAATGTACATTCGAAGGATGCGGCAAAAGGTTTAGTCTTGACTTTAATCTTCGTACTCACGTTAGAATTCATACTGGAGACAGACCTTACGTTTGTCCATTTGATGGATGCAGCAAAAAGTTTGCACAGTCAACGAATTTAAAGTCACACATATTAACACATGCGAAAGCTAa